One stretch of Pseudomonas azotoformans DNA includes these proteins:
- the betA gene encoding choline dehydrogenase codes for MSQEYDYIIVGAGSAGNTLATRLTEDEGVTVLLLEAGGPDYRFDFRTQMPAALAFPLQGRRYNWAYETDPEPHMDGRRMECGRGKGLGGSSLINGMCYIRGNAMDYDNWSKLPGLEDWTYLDCLPYFRKAETRDIGPNDWHGGDGPVSVTTPKAGNNPLFHAMVEAGVQAGYPRTEDLNGYQQEGFGPMDRTVTPNGRRASTARGYLDTAKKRSTLTIVTHALTDKVLFEGKRAVGVRYLIGAAEERVEARARKEVLVCSGAIASPQLLQRSGVGPAKLLESLDIPVVHDLPGVGENLQDHLELYLQYACTQPVSLYPSLLWYNQPAIGAEWLFNGTGIGASNQFEAGGFIRTREEFEWPNIQYHFLPVAINYNGSNGVKEHGFQAHMGSMRSPSRGRIQLKSKNPRDYPSILFNYMATEQDWQEFRDGIRLTREIMQQPALDPYRGREISPGIDVQTDEQLDKFIREHAETAFHPSCSCKMGTDEMAVVDGEGRVHGMQGLRVVDASIMPIITTGNLNAPTIMIAEKIADKIRGRQPLPRSTADYYVAGDAPVRGKPLREIAQ; via the coding sequence ATGTCCCAAGAATACGACTACATCATTGTGGGTGCCGGCTCCGCCGGTAACACCCTGGCGACCCGTCTGACCGAAGACGAAGGCGTCACCGTCCTGCTGCTGGAAGCCGGCGGCCCGGACTACCGTTTCGACTTCCGTACCCAGATGCCAGCCGCCCTGGCCTTCCCACTGCAAGGCCGCCGCTACAACTGGGCCTACGAGACCGATCCAGAGCCGCACATGGACGGCCGCCGCATGGAATGCGGGCGCGGCAAGGGCCTGGGCGGTTCCTCGCTGATCAACGGCATGTGCTACATCCGTGGCAACGCCATGGACTACGACAATTGGTCGAAGCTGCCAGGCCTGGAAGACTGGACCTACCTCGACTGCCTGCCGTATTTCCGCAAAGCCGAAACCCGCGACATCGGCCCCAACGACTGGCACGGCGGCGATGGCCCGGTCAGCGTGACCACGCCCAAGGCCGGCAACAACCCGCTGTTCCACGCCATGGTCGAAGCCGGCGTGCAGGCCGGTTACCCGCGCACCGAAGACTTGAACGGCTACCAGCAGGAAGGCTTCGGCCCGATGGACCGTACCGTCACGCCGAACGGCCGTCGCGCCAGTACCGCGCGCGGTTACCTGGACACCGCCAAGAAGCGTTCGACCCTGACCATCGTCACCCACGCCCTCACCGACAAAGTGTTGTTCGAAGGCAAGCGTGCCGTTGGCGTGCGTTACCTGATCGGCGCCGCCGAAGAGCGCGTCGAAGCCCGCGCCCGCAAGGAAGTGCTGGTGTGCAGCGGCGCAATCGCTTCGCCGCAATTGCTGCAACGCTCCGGTGTCGGCCCGGCCAAACTGCTTGAAAGCCTCGACATCCCGGTGGTCCACGACCTGCCAGGCGTCGGCGAAAACCTGCAGGATCACCTTGAGCTGTACCTGCAATACGCCTGCACCCAACCGGTGTCGCTGTACCCATCGCTGCTCTGGTACAACCAACCGGCCATTGGTGCCGAGTGGCTGTTCAACGGCACTGGCATCGGCGCCAGCAACCAGTTCGAAGCGGGCGGGTTTATCCGCACCCGGGAAGAGTTCGAATGGCCGAACATCCAGTACCACTTCCTGCCGGTGGCGATTAACTACAACGGCAGCAACGGTGTAAAAGAGCACGGCTTCCAGGCGCACATGGGCTCCATGCGTTCGCCAAGCCGTGGCCGCATCCAGTTGAAGTCGAAGAACCCTCGGGACTATCCGAGCATCCTCTTCAACTACATGGCCACCGAGCAGGACTGGCAGGAATTCCGCGATGGCATCCGCCTGACCCGTGAAATCATGCAGCAGCCGGCGCTGGACCCGTACCGTGGCCGCGAAATCAGCCCGGGCATCGACGTGCAAACCGATGAGCAACTGGACAAGTTCATCCGCGAGCACGCCGAAACCGCGTTCCACCCGTCCTGCTCGTGCAAGATGGGCACCGACGAGATGGCTGTCGTCGATGGCGAAGGCCGCGTGCATGGCATGCAGGGTCTGCGTGTGGTCGATGCGTCGATCATGCCGATCATCACCACCGGCAACCTGAACGCGCCAACGATCATGATCGCCGAGAAAATTGCCGACAAGATCCGTGGCCGCCAGCCATTGCCGCGCAGCACCGCCGACTACTACGTGGCAGGCGACGCGCCGGTGCGTGGCAAGCCACTGCGTGAAATTGCGCAGTAA
- a CDS encoding BaiN/RdsA family NAD(P)/FAD-dependent oxidoreductase produces MRSTEVVIIGAGAAGLMCALTAAGRGRKVMLIDHANKAGKKILMSGGGRCNFTNMYTEPANFLSHNAHFCKSALARYTQWDFIALVAKHGVPYHEKKLGQLFCDNKSSDILGMLLDECIQVGVSMHLDTSVQEIAKLDSGYQLQTTLGELRCESLVIATGGLSIPTLGATGFGYQVARQFGHELLPTRAGLVPFTITDQLKDLCGELSGTSVDCLVSCNGQSFRENLLFTHRGLSGPAILQISSYWESGDTVEINLLPDHDAHTWLQQQQAERPNSELKTLLGEIFTKKMANLLAETWFASKPMKQYTHAEIADIAQKLGSWQLVPAGTEGYRTAEVTLGGVDTREVSSKTMESLKSPGLYFIGEVLDVTGHLGGFNFQWAWASGYAAAQYA; encoded by the coding sequence TTGCGCTCGACCGAAGTTGTGATCATTGGCGCCGGCGCCGCAGGCTTGATGTGCGCGCTGACCGCCGCCGGACGTGGGCGCAAGGTGATGTTGATCGACCATGCGAACAAGGCCGGCAAGAAGATCCTGATGTCCGGTGGTGGCCGCTGCAACTTCACCAACATGTACACCGAGCCGGCCAACTTCCTGTCGCACAATGCGCACTTCTGCAAGTCCGCCCTGGCCCGCTACACCCAGTGGGATTTCATCGCGCTGGTGGCCAAGCACGGTGTGCCCTACCACGAGAAGAAACTCGGCCAGCTGTTCTGCGATAACAAATCCAGCGACATCCTCGGCATGCTGCTCGATGAGTGCATTCAGGTCGGCGTAAGCATGCACTTGGATACGTCGGTCCAGGAGATTGCCAAGCTGGACAGCGGCTATCAGTTGCAGACCACCTTGGGTGAGTTGCGCTGTGAATCCCTGGTGATCGCCACCGGCGGCCTGTCGATCCCGACCCTGGGCGCGACCGGTTTTGGTTACCAGGTGGCCAGACAGTTCGGCCACGAACTGCTGCCGACCCGCGCCGGGCTGGTGCCGTTCACCATCACCGACCAGCTCAAGGATTTGTGTGGCGAGTTGTCGGGGACGTCGGTGGATTGCCTGGTGAGCTGCAACGGCCAGAGCTTTCGCGAGAACCTCCTGTTTACCCACCGCGGCCTCAGCGGGCCGGCGATTCTGCAGATTTCTTCTTACTGGGAATCCGGCGACACGGTGGAAATCAACCTGCTACCCGACCACGACGCTCACACCTGGCTGCAACAGCAACAAGCCGAGCGCCCCAACAGCGAATTGAAAACCCTGCTGGGCGAGATCTTCACCAAGAAGATGGCCAACCTGCTGGCCGAGACGTGGTTCGCATCCAAGCCGATGAAGCAGTACACCCATGCCGAAATTGCCGACATCGCACAAAAACTCGGCAGCTGGCAGTTGGTGCCGGCGGGCACCGAGGGTTATCGCACGGCCGAAGTCACGCTGGGGGGCGTGGACACGCGGGAAGTGTCGTCCAAGACCATGGAATCACTGAAAAGCCCAGGGCTCTACTTTATCGGCGAAGTGCTGGATGTGACCGGTCACCTGGGCGGGTTCAACTTCCAGTGGGCGTGGGCGTCCGGTTACGCGGCCGCACAATACGCCTGA
- a CDS encoding alpha/beta fold hydrolase, with protein MNHGSFVIEKLFKHYNVHVEQLGNDSEKKTVLMVNGALSTTRSFARTSKCLAEHFNVLLFDLPFSGYSREHNTDLDLVTKDDEVHMLRALVERFQVNHLVSASWGGISTLLTLAHNPPSIESSVVMALAPNLNQAMLDYVERVRVLIEADDKSAVGHLLNETVGKYLSPRLKRNNHRHLSSMATTEYRQARFHIHQVLGLGDGNYLPALKQIETPVHFLNGALDEYTPAAEAQLFKQYVGRSSFAVAEHTGHLLDLESNEAATAVHRELLDFLVGKSPRVGA; from the coding sequence ATGAACCATGGAAGTTTTGTCATAGAAAAGCTGTTCAAGCACTACAACGTTCATGTTGAGCAGCTAGGGAACGATTCGGAAAAAAAGACCGTCCTGATGGTCAACGGCGCGCTGTCCACCACGCGCTCATTCGCCCGCACCAGCAAATGCCTGGCCGAGCATTTCAATGTGCTGCTGTTCGACCTGCCGTTCTCCGGCTATTCCCGCGAACACAACACCGACCTGGACCTGGTCACCAAGGACGACGAGGTGCACATGCTGCGTGCCCTGGTGGAGCGCTTCCAGGTCAACCACCTGGTGTCGGCCTCCTGGGGCGGCATCTCGACGTTGCTGACCCTTGCCCATAACCCGCCCTCCATCGAAAGCTCGGTGGTGATGGCCCTGGCGCCCAACCTCAACCAGGCCATGCTCGACTATGTGGAGCGTGTGCGGGTATTGATCGAAGCGGACGACAAGTCGGCCGTTGGTCACCTGCTTAACGAGACCGTGGGCAAATACCTCTCGCCCCGGCTCAAGCGCAACAATCACCGGCACCTGTCGAGCATGGCCACCACCGAATACCGCCAGGCGCGTTTTCATATCCACCAGGTGCTGGGCTTGGGCGACGGCAATTACCTGCCGGCACTCAAGCAGATTGAAACACCGGTGCACTTCCTCAACGGCGCGCTCGACGAATACACCCCCGCCGCCGAGGCGCAATTGTTCAAGCAGTACGTGGGGCGCAGCAGCTTTGCCGTGGCCGAGCACACCGGCCACTTGCTCGACCTCGAATCCAACGAAGCCGCCACCGCAGTGCACCGTGAACTGCTGGATTTCCTGGTGGGAAAAAGCCCGAGGGTTGGCGCATAA
- the dbpA gene encoding ATP-dependent RNA helicase DbpA, giving the protein MLANLDSLGYVEMTQIQAQSLPVILKGLDLIAQAKTGSGKTAAFGIGLLNPINPRYFGCQALVMCPTRELADQVAKEIRRLARAEDNIKVLTLCGGVSLGPQIASLEHGAHVIVGTPGRIQQHLRKGSLVLDGLNTLILDEADRMLDMGFYDAIEDIISKTPPRRQTLLFSATYPVSIKQLASKFMRAPQQVKAEAFHSDDQIEQRFYEISPEERMDAVTKVLAHFRPASCVAFCFTKQQVQETVDHLTSKGISAVGLHGDLEQRDRDQVLAMFANRSTSVLVATDVAARGLDIDSLDMVINVELARDSEIHIHRVGRTGRAGETGIAISLVAPSEAHRAQAIEQLQKSPLNWDQLDNLKPQSGGPLLPQMSTLCIAAGRKDKVRPGDILGALTGEAGIPGAQVGKIAIFDFQAFVAVERGIAKQALQRLNDGKIKGRSLRVRIL; this is encoded by the coding sequence ATGCTGGCTAACCTCGACTCGCTGGGTTATGTCGAGATGACGCAGATCCAGGCGCAAAGCTTGCCGGTGATCCTCAAGGGGCTGGACCTGATTGCCCAGGCCAAGACCGGCAGCGGCAAGACCGCCGCCTTCGGCATCGGCCTGTTGAACCCGATCAACCCACGCTACTTCGGCTGCCAGGCCCTGGTGATGTGCCCGACCCGTGAGCTGGCCGACCAAGTCGCCAAGGAAATCCGTCGCCTGGCCCGTGCCGAAGACAACATCAAGGTACTGACCCTGTGCGGTGGCGTGTCCCTCGGCCCGCAGATCGCCTCCCTGGAACACGGCGCCCACGTCATCGTCGGCACGCCGGGCCGTATCCAGCAGCACCTGCGCAAAGGTTCGCTGGTGCTGGACGGCCTGAACACGCTGATCCTCGACGAAGCCGACCGCATGCTCGACATGGGCTTCTACGACGCCATCGAAGACATCATCAGCAAGACCCCGCCACGCCGCCAGACCCTGCTGTTCTCGGCCACCTACCCGGTGAGCATCAAGCAGTTGGCCTCGAAGTTCATGCGCGCGCCGCAGCAGGTGAAAGCCGAAGCCTTCCACTCCGACGACCAGATCGAGCAGCGTTTCTACGAAATCTCGCCGGAAGAACGCATGGACGCGGTGACCAAGGTGCTGGCGCATTTCCGTCCGGCGTCCTGTGTAGCGTTCTGCTTCACCAAGCAGCAAGTGCAGGAAACCGTGGATCACCTGACGTCCAAGGGCATTTCCGCCGTTGGCCTGCATGGCGACCTGGAACAGCGCGACCGCGACCAGGTGCTGGCGATGTTCGCCAACCGCAGCACCTCGGTGCTGGTGGCCACCGACGTGGCTGCCCGTGGCCTGGACATCGACTCGCTGGACATGGTGATCAACGTCGAACTGGCCCGCGATTCGGAAATCCACATCCACCGCGTTGGCCGTACCGGCCGTGCCGGTGAGACCGGCATCGCCATCAGCCTGGTCGCCCCGTCCGAAGCGCATCGCGCCCAGGCCATCGAGCAGTTGCAGAAGTCGCCGCTGAACTGGGACCAACTGGACAACCTCAAGCCACAAAGCGGTGGTCCATTGCTGCCGCAGATGAGCACCCTGTGCATCGCCGCCGGGCGTAAAGACAAGGTTCGCCCAGGCGACATCCTCGGCGCGCTGACCGGTGAAGCCGGTATTCCCGGCGCCCAGGTCGGCAAGATCGCGATCTTTGACTTCCAGGCCTTCGTGGCCGTGGAGCGCGGGATCGCCAAGCAGGCCTTGCAGCGTTTGAATGACGGCAAGATCAAGGGCCGTTCGTTGCGCGTTCGAATCCTCTGA
- a CDS encoding TldD/PmbA family protein produces MFDHHATLKKHFSALRTTAEFFSLRYVRESGHYLAVRKNVAEPPHLSHDEGAMLTVRLNGVEAYAATNDISLAGLQAALERAEQQARLIKPHALLDLRDQPVSSDVADYLSPDLAQAFPSLSDCYQLLGAESAAVPKDERLVSWEVSLGLTHVEQIYLNSAGAELRQAQRFVFPGVNVTAYDGDDSQTRTLGGSNFGQQGGFDVISRFGLVGAAPRIADEALQLLAAPNTPTGPRDLLLMPDQMILQIHESIGHPLELDRILGDERNYAGTSFVKASDFGHLQYGSPLLNVTFDPDIPEQLASYGHDDEGTQASKQFLIREGLLLKPLGGALSQFRSGMQGVANSRASSWNRAPIDRMANLNIEAGDKSLAQLIGGIENGILMSTNRSWSIDDARNKFQFGCEWGQLIENGELKGVVKNPNYRAISANFWRNLSAVGDASTFKVLGTPNCGKGEPNQVIRVGHASPACVFSNVDVFGGDA; encoded by the coding sequence ATGTTCGACCACCACGCCACACTCAAAAAACACTTCAGTGCCCTGCGCACCACCGCGGAATTCTTCTCGCTGCGCTACGTACGCGAATCCGGCCACTACCTGGCCGTTCGCAAGAACGTCGCCGAACCACCGCACCTGAGCCATGACGAAGGCGCCATGCTCACCGTGCGTCTCAACGGTGTGGAAGCCTACGCCGCGACCAACGATATTTCCCTCGCCGGCCTGCAAGCCGCCCTTGAACGTGCCGAACAGCAAGCCCGCCTGATCAAGCCCCACGCCTTGCTCGACCTGCGCGACCAGCCCGTCTCCAGTGACGTCGCGGATTACCTGTCACCCGACCTTGCGCAAGCCTTCCCTTCCTTGAGCGACTGCTACCAATTGCTCGGCGCTGAATCTGCTGCCGTGCCCAAAGACGAGCGCCTGGTGAGCTGGGAAGTCAGCCTGGGCCTGACCCACGTCGAGCAGATCTACCTTAACAGTGCCGGTGCCGAGTTGCGCCAGGCCCAGCGCTTTGTATTCCCCGGCGTCAACGTCACCGCCTACGACGGTGATGACAGCCAGACCCGCACCCTCGGCGGCAGCAACTTCGGCCAGCAAGGCGGGTTCGACGTAATCAGCCGCTTCGGCCTGGTCGGTGCCGCGCCACGCATCGCCGACGAGGCCCTGCAACTGCTGGCCGCGCCGAACACGCCCACGGGGCCCCGTGACCTGCTGTTGATGCCCGACCAGATGATCCTGCAGATCCACGAATCCATCGGCCACCCTCTGGAACTGGACCGCATCCTCGGCGACGAGCGCAATTACGCCGGCACCAGTTTTGTGAAGGCCAGCGACTTCGGTCACCTGCAATACGGCTCACCGCTGCTGAACGTGACCTTCGATCCGGACATTCCCGAGCAGCTCGCCAGCTACGGTCATGACGACGAAGGCACCCAAGCCAGCAAACAATTCCTGATCCGTGAGGGGCTGCTGCTCAAACCCCTCGGTGGAGCGCTGTCGCAATTCCGTTCCGGCATGCAAGGCGTGGCCAACAGCCGGGCCAGCAGTTGGAACCGCGCGCCCATCGACCGCATGGCCAACTTGAATATCGAAGCGGGCGACAAGAGCCTCGCGCAACTGATCGGCGGTATCGAAAACGGCATCCTGATGTCGACCAACCGCTCGTGGTCCATCGACGATGCGCGCAATAAATTCCAGTTCGGCTGCGAATGGGGCCAACTGATCGAAAATGGCGAGTTGAAAGGCGTGGTGAAAAACCCCAACTACCGGGCCATTTCCGCGAACTTCTGGCGCAATCTCAGCGCCGTCGGCGATGCCAGTACGTTCAAGGTGCTGGGCACGCCCAACTGCGGCAAAGGCGAACCCAACCAGGTGATTCGTGTCGGCCATGCGTCGCCGGCCTGTGTATTCAGCAATGTCGATGTATTCGGGGGAGATGCCTGA
- a CDS encoding TldD/PmbA family protein encodes MNNFKALVEWLKQAITDNEQFHLGYADEASEFVRFNHAKVRQAGQVQQASLTLKLINNGRHADLGITLSGAAELDRQRLADGLQQLRDTLPLLPKDPYLLLNHNAWQSNNEQTRPLPDLARVLEDISQAAEGVDLVGFYAAGPISRGFASSDGAFGWHRANSFNFDFSLFHANGEAVKASYAGHTWDSAEFAARFQQAREQLEFLGRPLHKLAPGQYRAYLAPAALEEIISLITWGGFSAQAIASKGSSLQKLYAGEQSLSPLVTVDEQISGSLSQAFSTEGYPRGDVTLINAGKGAGQLINSRSAAEYGLSTNGASSDESPSALQMAAGNLAQADILKQLGTGLYISNLWYLNYSDLPAARLTGMTRFATFWVEDGEIKAPVSTMRFDDSVYNLLGSQLEALTAERELLLSASTYSQRNTASNLLPGALVKRLTLTL; translated from the coding sequence ATGAACAACTTCAAGGCACTGGTGGAGTGGCTCAAGCAGGCCATCACCGACAACGAACAATTCCACCTGGGCTATGCCGATGAAGCGTCCGAGTTCGTGCGCTTCAACCACGCCAAGGTACGCCAGGCCGGCCAGGTGCAACAAGCCAGCCTAACCCTGAAACTGATCAACAATGGCCGCCATGCCGACCTGGGCATCACCTTGTCCGGCGCAGCGGAACTGGACCGCCAACGTTTGGCCGACGGCCTGCAACAACTGCGCGACACCTTGCCGTTGCTACCCAAGGACCCGTACCTGCTGCTGAACCACAACGCCTGGCAAAGCAACAACGAACAAACGCGACCGCTGCCGGACCTGGCCCGGGTGTTGGAAGACATCAGCCAGGCTGCTGAAGGTGTTGACCTGGTCGGTTTCTACGCCGCTGGCCCGATCAGCCGTGGCTTTGCCAGCTCGGACGGCGCGTTCGGCTGGCACCGCGCCAACAGCTTCAACTTCGATTTCAGCCTGTTCCACGCCAATGGCGAAGCGGTCAAGGCCAGCTACGCCGGGCACACCTGGGACAGCGCCGAGTTCGCCGCGCGCTTCCAGCAAGCCCGCGAGCAACTGGAATTCCTCGGCCGCCCGCTGCATAAGCTGGCACCCGGGCAGTACCGCGCCTACCTCGCCCCGGCGGCGCTGGAAGAAATCATCAGCCTCATCACCTGGGGTGGTTTTTCCGCCCAGGCCATCGCCAGCAAAGGCAGTTCGCTGCAAAAGCTGTATGCCGGTGAACAGTCCCTGAGCCCGCTGGTGACCGTCGACGAACAGATCAGCGGCTCCCTGAGCCAGGCGTTCTCCACCGAAGGCTACCCGCGCGGCGACGTCACGTTGATCAACGCGGGCAAAGGCGCAGGCCAGTTGATCAACTCGCGCAGCGCCGCCGAATATGGCCTGAGCACCAACGGCGCCAGCAGCGACGAATCCCCCAGTGCCTTGCAGATGGCCGCCGGCAACCTGGCCCAGGCCGATATCCTCAAGCAATTGGGCACCGGGCTGTACATCAGCAACCTGTGGTATTTGAACTACTCCGACCTGCCGGCGGCGCGCCTGACCGGCATGACACGCTTCGCCACGTTCTGGGTGGAAGACGGCGAGATCAAGGCCCCGGTCAGCACCATGCGCTTTGATGACAGCGTCTACAACCTGCTCGGCTCGCAGTTGGAAGCCCTGACCGCTGAGCGGGAATTACTGCTCTCGGCCAGTACTTACAGCCAGCGCAACACCGCCTCCAATCTGTTGCCGGGCGCCTTGGTCAAACGCCTGACCCTCACCCTCTAA
- the mdtD gene encoding multidrug transporter subunit MdtD, whose product MPNRVPLDAKTARWLPWVVAIAFFMQSLDGTILNTALPAMARDLAENPLRMQGVVIAYMLTVALLIPASGWIADRFGTKKIFFGAIMLFSIGSLLCALSSSLTMLVGARVIQGLGGALMLPVGRLVVLRAYPRSELVRIMGFITIPGLLGPLLGPTMGGWMVQYLTWHWIFLINLPVGMVGCYAVWKLIPDLRGSERTRFDGVGFLLFGAAMVLITIAMEGLGELHLPHLRVMLLLFGGLACLAAYWLRAGHIDNPLFSPVLFKTRTFAVGILGNLFARLGSGALPFLVPLLLQVALGYSPSEAGMSMLPLAAAAMFAKSVARTLIERLGYRIVLTGNTLALGIMLASMGLVSEHTPYPLLLCMLAVLGAINSLQFTAMNTVTLIDLDDAQASSGNSLLSVVAQLSLSLGVACAGALLGGFTAETGNDGVESVLGAFQLTFLTVGIMAMLAAAIFLQLSPTDGKRVVSREHDIEH is encoded by the coding sequence ATGCCCAATCGCGTCCCGCTCGATGCCAAGACCGCCCGCTGGCTCCCCTGGGTGGTCGCGATTGCCTTCTTCATGCAGTCGCTGGACGGGACGATCCTCAACACCGCATTGCCGGCCATGGCCCGGGACCTCGCGGAAAACCCGCTGCGCATGCAAGGGGTGGTGATCGCCTACATGCTCACCGTTGCCTTGCTGATCCCGGCTTCGGGCTGGATCGCCGACCGCTTCGGCACCAAGAAAATCTTCTTTGGCGCGATCATGCTATTCAGCATCGGTTCGCTGCTGTGCGCCTTGTCCAGCAGCCTGACCATGCTGGTGGGCGCCCGGGTGATCCAGGGCCTGGGCGGCGCGCTGATGTTGCCGGTCGGCCGCTTGGTGGTGCTGCGTGCTTACCCCCGCTCCGAACTGGTGCGCATCATGGGCTTCATTACCATTCCCGGCCTGCTCGGCCCGCTACTCGGCCCGACCATGGGTGGCTGGATGGTGCAATACCTGACCTGGCACTGGATCTTCCTGATCAACCTGCCGGTGGGTATGGTCGGCTGTTACGCCGTGTGGAAACTCATCCCCGATCTGCGCGGCAGCGAACGCACGCGCTTTGATGGCGTCGGGTTTCTCTTGTTTGGCGCGGCAATGGTGTTGATCACCATCGCCATGGAAGGCCTGGGCGAACTGCACCTGCCGCACCTGCGGGTGATGTTGCTGCTGTTCGGCGGGCTGGCGTGCCTGGCGGCGTACTGGCTGCGCGCCGGGCATATCGACAACCCGCTGTTTTCGCCGGTGCTGTTCAAGACCCGCACCTTCGCCGTGGGCATCCTCGGCAACCTGTTTGCACGCTTGGGCAGCGGCGCGTTGCCATTCCTGGTGCCACTGCTGTTGCAGGTCGCGCTGGGTTACTCACCGTCCGAAGCAGGGATGAGCATGTTGCCCCTGGCGGCGGCGGCGATGTTTGCCAAGTCGGTCGCGCGTACGCTGATCGAACGCCTGGGCTACCGCATCGTGCTCACCGGCAACACCCTGGCGCTGGGCATCATGCTGGCGAGCATGGGCCTGGTCAGCGAGCACACGCCCTACCCGCTGCTGTTGTGCATGCTGGCGGTGCTGGGGGCGATCAATTCCCTGCAATTTACCGCGATGAACACCGTCACCCTGATCGACCTCGACGACGCTCAGGCCAGCAGCGGCAACAGTTTGCTGTCGGTGGTGGCGCAGTTGTCCCTCAGCCTCGGCGTGGCCTGTGCCGGTGCGCTGCTTGGCGGCTTTACCGCTGAAACCGGTAACGACGGGGTGGAAAGCGTACTCGGCGCGTTCCAACTGACCTTCCTCACCGTGGGCATCATGGCCATGCTGGCAGCGGCGATCTTCCTGCAATTGTCGCCAACAGACGGCAAACGAGTAGTCAGCCGCGAGCACGACATCGAGCATTAA
- the betB gene encoding betaine-aldehyde dehydrogenase — MARFDLQKLYIDGGYSDAGSDATFEAINPANGEVLAQVQRATKEDVERAVVSAEKGQKIWAAMTAMERSRILRRAVDILRERNDELAALETLDTGKAFSETQYVDIVTGADVLEYYAGLVPAIEGEQIPLRDTSFVYTRREPLGVVAGIGAWNYPIQIALWKSAPALAAGNAMIFKPSEVTSLTTLKLAEIYTEAGVPAGVFNVLTGSGREVGTWLTEHPRIEKVSFTGGTDTGKKVMASASSSSLKEVTMELGGKSPLIVFEDADLDRAADIAMMANFYSSGQVCTNGTRVFVPKHLQAAFEAKIVERVARIRVGNPQDDTTNFGPLVSFAHMESVLGYIAKGKEEGARVLCGGDRLTDGDFAKGAFVAPTVFTDCTDEMTIVREEIFGPVMSILTYETEEEVIRRANDTDFGLAAGLVTKDLNRAHRVIHQLEAGICWINAWGESDAKMPVGGYKQSGVGRENGISSLNNFTRIKSVQVELGDYASVF; from the coding sequence GAAGCCATCAACCCGGCTAACGGTGAAGTTCTCGCCCAAGTGCAACGCGCGACGAAAGAAGACGTTGAACGTGCTGTGGTCAGCGCCGAAAAAGGCCAGAAAATCTGGGCCGCAATGACCGCCATGGAGCGCTCGCGCATCCTGCGTCGTGCCGTCGACATCCTGCGCGAGCGCAACGACGAGCTGGCCGCCCTGGAAACCCTGGACACCGGTAAAGCCTTCTCCGAAACCCAATACGTCGACATCGTCACCGGCGCCGACGTGCTGGAATACTACGCAGGCCTGGTGCCAGCCATCGAAGGCGAGCAGATCCCGCTGCGCGACACCTCGTTCGTCTACACCCGCCGCGAGCCGCTGGGCGTGGTCGCCGGTATCGGCGCGTGGAACTACCCGATCCAGATCGCCCTGTGGAAATCCGCACCGGCCCTGGCTGCCGGCAACGCGATGATCTTCAAGCCCAGCGAAGTCACTTCGCTGACTACCCTGAAACTGGCTGAGATCTACACCGAAGCCGGCGTTCCGGCGGGCGTGTTCAACGTGCTGACCGGCAGCGGTCGTGAAGTCGGCACCTGGCTGACCGAGCACCCGCGCATCGAGAAAGTCTCGTTCACCGGCGGCACCGACACCGGCAAGAAAGTCATGGCCAGCGCTTCCAGCTCTTCGCTGAAAGAAGTGACCATGGAACTGGGCGGCAAGTCGCCGCTGATCGTGTTCGAAGACGCCGACCTGGATCGCGCCGCCGACATCGCGATGATGGCCAACTTCTACAGCTCCGGCCAAGTCTGCACCAACGGCACTCGCGTGTTCGTACCCAAGCACCTGCAAGCCGCGTTCGAAGCCAAGATCGTCGAGCGTGTTGCGCGCATCCGCGTCGGCAACCCGCAGGACGACACCACCAACTTCGGCCCGCTGGTCAGCTTCGCCCACATGGAAAGCGTGCTGGGCTACATCGCCAAAGGTAAGGAAGAAGGCGCACGCGTACTGTGCGGCGGCGACCGCCTGACCGACGGCGACTTCGCCAAAGGCGCCTTTGTTGCCCCAACCGTGTTCACCGACTGCACCGACGAGATGACCATCGTCCGCGAAGAAATCTTCGGCCCAGTGATGAGCATCCTCACTTACGAGACCGAAGAAGAAGTGATCCGTCGCGCCAACGACACCGACTTCGGCCTGGCCGCTGGCCTGGTGACCAAAGACCTGAACCGCGCTCACCGCGTGATTCACCAATTGGAAGCGGGTATCTGCTGGATCAACGCCTGGGGCGAATCCGACGCGAAGATGCCGGTCGGCGGCTACAAGCAATCGGGTGTGGGCCGTGAGAACGGCATCAGCTCGCTGAACAACTTCACCCGCATCAAATCGGTACAGGTTGAGCTGGGCGACTACGCCTCGGTGTTCTAA